A part of Sebastes fasciatus isolate fSebFas1 chromosome 10, fSebFas1.pri, whole genome shotgun sequence genomic DNA contains:
- the LOC141775504 gene encoding protocadherin alpha-C2-like, with translation MNQHTTMGSFVTMQSWRRYVLLAIFILFSFVHNISTSVTPYSIPEEMKEGSVVTNLATDLSLDVKTLNQRKMRLDIIANKKYLDVNKETGELYVVEKIDREHICSAKSSCYLRLEVILENPVRIFNIEVEILDMNDNAPQFRRDVIHLDISEATPKGERFSLSNAVDPDVGSNSVKTYHLSESEHFNIEVQTGRDGTKLADLILKKSLDREQHAVHNLILTAVDGGTPARSGTASVIVRVLDTNDNAPTFDKVSYNIKIMENSPIGSLVVHLNATDLDEGSNSDITYSYSLYTSEKTQETFNLNPSTGEITVKGMLNYEDFKIYDMEVIATDKGANSLSSQCTVKILVEDMNDNHPEISIRSFQSPVNENIELDTVIAVVSVSDKDSGDNGVVDLHIPDNMPFKLRESSDNYYELVVSEPLDREKVPEYDVTFTVTDRGSPPLSDNETMTLELLDVNDNVPQFPQSFYTIRVMENNAPGALLSSLTAFDPDLHENQYLVYFILEKEIANTSMSMLFSINPENGNLYALKTFDYEIEKEFRFHIEARDSGSPPLSSNVTVHIIIVDQNDNAPVIVSPWRAHGSVVEEKIPRSTDKGSLVSKVIALDTDSVHNSRITYQFLQVTDATLFSLDQYNGEIRTMRMFSYRDPRHQRLVVIAKDNGEPALSATVTIKLSTVETAVKAYSDMTEVPLEYDIFSDLNLYLVIGLGSVSFLLLITILVTIVLKCQKPKPSKAAPPCRNSLTSERNSTIADSTLVSNDAYWYSLFLAETRKGKMVVRQPVPKGSRYIVSSLPRGTGLTDTSGSAASTLQVGNICI, from the coding sequence ATGAACCAACACACAACAATGGGGTCCTTTGTAACAATGCAGTCTTGGAGAAGGTACGTGCTGCTcgctatttttattcttttttcctTCGTTCACAACATATCGACTTCAGTTACTCCTTATTCAATACCGGAGGAGATGAAAGAAGGATCTGTTGTCACTAATCTTGCTACCGATCTCAGCCTGGATGTTAAAACACTGAATCAGAGGAAGATGCGTCTGGACATCATTGCAAATAAGAAATATCTGGATGTGAACAAAGAGACTGGTGAACTGTATGTTGTTGAGAAGATTGACAGGGAACATATTTGTTCTGCAAAATCGTCTTGCTATCTCAGACTGGAGGTAATACTAGAAAACCCAGTACGAATTTTTAATATAGAAGTAGAAATTTTGGATATGAACGACAACGCCCCTCAATTTCGAAGAGACGTCATACATTTAGATATATCTGAAGCAACGCCAAAAGGAGAGAGATTCTCTCTCAGCAACGCAGTTGATCCTGATGTTGGGAGCAATTCAGTGAAAACATACCATCTGAGTGAAAGTGAACATTTTAATATTGAAGTTCAGACTGGAAGAGATGGAACGAAGTTGGCCGATTTGATATTGAAAAAGTCTTTGGATCGAGAGCAGCATGCTGTTCATAATTTAATACTCACAGCTGTAGATGGAGGCACACCTGCTCGATCTGGCACTGCAAGTGTTATTGTTCGCGTTTTGGACACAAATGATAATGCTCCTACTTTTGACAAAGTCAGTTATAACATAAAGATAATGGAAAATTCTCCCATTGGAAGCCTTGTTGTTCATCTTAATGCAACAGATTTAGATGAGGGATCAAATTCTGATATAACATATTCATATAGTTTATATACGTCAGAGAAAACACAGGAAACATTTAATCTGAATCCTTCCACTGGTGAAATTACTGTTAAAGGAATGTTAAATTATGAGGATTTCAAGATTTATGATATGGAAGTTATAGCAACGGATAAAGGAGCCAATAGTTTATCAAGTCAATGTACTGTTAAGATTCTGGTTGAAGACATGAATGACAACCACCCAGAAATATCTATTAGATCATTTCAGAGtccagtcaatgaaaacatAGAATTAGACACAGTGATAGCTGTAGTTAGTGTCAGTGATAAAGACTCAGGAGACAATGGAGTGGTTGATCTTCATATTCCAGATAATATGCCTTTCAAACTGAGGGAGTCCTCTGATAACTATTATGAATTAGTAGTGTCAGAGCCATTAGACCGTGAGAAAGTTCCagaatatgacgtcacgttcACTGTGACAGACAGAGGTTCTCCTCCTTTATCTGACAATGAAACTATGACGTTAGAGCTGCTGGATGTTAATGACAATGTTCCACAGTTCCCTCAGTCATTTTATACTATACGTGTAATGGAGAATAACGCACCTGGAGCCTTGCTCAGTTCACTCACTGCGTTTGACCCTGACCTCCATGAAAACCAGTATCTAGTTTATTTCATCCTAGAGAAGGAGATAGCCAACACCTCCATGTCCATGCTGTTCTCCATCAATCCAGAGAACGGCAATCTTTACGCACTAAAAACATTTGACTATGAGATCGAGAAGGAGTTTCGTTTCCACATCGAGGCCAGAGACTCTGGCTCTCCTCCACTCAGCAGTAACGTAACGGTCCACATCATCATTGTGGACCAGAACGACAACGCTCCGGTTATTGTCTCTCCGTGGCGCGCGCACGGCTCAGTGGTGGAGGAGAAGATCCCCAGATCCACCGATAAAGGCTCTCTGGTTTCCAAGGTGATAGCCTTAGACACCGACTCGGTGCACAACTCTCGGATTACCTACCAGTTTCTACAGGTGACTGACGCCACCTTGTTCAGTCTGGACCAGTACAACGGAGAGATCCGGACTATGAGGATGTTCAGTTACAGAGATCCACGCCACCAGAGACTGGTTGTTATTGCCAAGGACAACGGGGAGCCTGCTCTCTCTGCTACAGTCACCATCAAGCTGTCCACAGTGGAGACCGCCGTTAAGGCCTACTCTGACATGACTGAGGTGCCTCTAGAATATGACATCTTCTCAGACCTCAACCTGTATCTGGTCATCGGTCTGGGCTCGGTGTCATTTCTCCTGCTCATCACCATACTGGTCACCATCGTGCTCAAGTGTCAGAAACCCAAGCCCAGCAAAGCGGCTCCTCCCTGCAGGAACAGTTTGACCAGTGAGAGGAACTCCACCATCGCAGATTCCACTCTGGTCTCCAACGATGCCTACTGGTACAGTCTGTTTCTAGCAGAGACCAGGAAAGGAAAGATGGTGGTGAGACAGCCTGTGCCAAAGGGCTCCAGATACATCGTGTCCAGTTTACCAAGAGGCACAGGACTGACAGACACTAGTGGCTCAGCAGCTTCCACCCTGCAGGTAGGAAACATATGTATTTAA
- the LOC141775501 gene encoding protocadherin alpha-C2-like isoform X1, which translates to MAHHIRLLLGGRYVSAFLFLSAMMNTVSTVTHYSVPEEMEEGSVVANLATDLGLDTKALKGRNMRVDVVGSKKYLDINKDTGELFILERIDRELCPSKTTTSSCFLRLDATIENPVRMFNIEVEITDINDNAPHFRRGTMHLDISESSPVGERFSLNNAADPDVGTNSVKNYHLSSSEHFSIEIQTGRDGTKFADLILDKALDREQQAVHNLILTAVDGGVPTRTGTASIIVRVLDVNDNAPSFDKDKYNLDVMENSPIGSLVIKVNATDLDEGSNSDIVYSYSLYTSERTQQMFNLNPENGEIRVKEMINYEDVKLYEMEVIASDKGPNSLSGQCKLTIQVTDMNDNHPEISIRSFQSPIKENEPIDTVIAVVSVSDKDSGDNGVVDLHIPDNMPFKLRESSDNYYELVVSEPLDREKVPEYDITFTVTDRGSPPLSDNETMTLELLDVNDNVPQFPQSFYIIRVMENNAPGALLSSLTAFDPDLHENQYLVYFILEKEIANTSMSMLFSINPENGNLYALKTFDYEIEKEFLFHIEARDSGSPPLSSNVTVHIIIVDQNDNAPVIVSPWRAHGSVVEEKIPRSTDKGSLVAKVIALDTDSVHNSRITYQFLQVTDATLFSLDQYNGEIRTMRMFSYRDPRHQRLVVIAKDNGEPALSATVTIKLSTMETAVKAYSDMTEVPLEYDIFSDLNLYLVIGLGSVSFLLLITILVTIVLKCQKPKPSKAAPPCRNSLTSERNSTIADSTLVSNDAYWYSLFLAETRKGKMVVRQPVPKGSRYIVSSLPRGTGLTDTSGSAASTLQASTSSSGGSST; encoded by the coding sequence ATGGCGCATCATATCCGACTATTATTGGGAGGACGGTACGTTTCCgcatttctctttctttctgccaTGATGAACACGGTATCTACCGTCACCCATTATTCTGTTCCCGAAGAAATGGAGGAAGGTTCAGTCGTTGCTAATTTAGCAACTGATCTGGGATTAGACACGAAGGCGCTCAAGGGAAGGAATATGCGCGTAGACGTTGTCGGCAGTAAGAAATATCTTGACATCAACAAAGACACAGGAGAGCTGTTTATCCTGGAAAGGATAGACAGAGAGTTATGCCCCTCGAAGACAACTACATCATCGTGCTTTCTAAGATTGGACGCTACGATTGAAAATCCAGTACGAATGTTTAATATTGAGGTGGAAATCACGGATATTAACGACAACGCGCCTCATTTTCGAAGAGGAACGATGCACTTGGACATCTCTGAATCAAGCCCCGTTGGAGAGAGATTCTCATTGAATAATGCTGCAGATCCAGATGTTGGAACAAATTCTGTGAAAAATTACCATCTGAGCTCAAGTGAGCACTTCTCCATTGAAATTCAGACCGGGAGAGATGGGACGAAGTTCGCTGATTTGATTCTGGACAAAGCTTTAGATAGAGAGCAGCAGGCTGTTCATAATCTAATACTCACTGCTGTGGACGGTGGAGTCCCCACGCGCACAGGTACAGCCAGCATCATTGTTCGCGTGCTTGATGTGAACGACAACGCCCCTTCATTTGACAAAGACAAATACAACCTCGATGTGATGGAAAACTCCCCGATTGGTAGTCTGGTAATAAAAGTAAATGCCACTGATTTAGATGAAGGGTCAAATTCTGATATTGTTTATTCATATAGTTTATATACATCAGAGAGAACGCAACAGATGTTTAACTTGAATCCAGAGAACGGTGAAATCAGAGTGAAAGAGATGATAAATTATGAAGATGTTAAGCTTTATGAAATGGAGGTTATTGCCAGCGATAAGGGGCCTAACTCCTTATCTGGACAGTGTAAACTGACAATACAGGTGACAGATATGAATGACAACCATCCAGAAATATCCATCAGATCATTTCAGAGCCCAATAAAAGAAAATGAGCCAATAGACACAGTGATAGCTGTAGTTAGTGTCAGTGATAAAGACTCAGGAGACAATGGAGTGGTTGATCTTCACATTCCAGATAATATGCCTTTCAAACTGAGGGAATCCTCTGATAACTATTATGAATTAGTAGTGTCAGAGCCATTAGACCGTGAGAAGGTTCCAGAATATGACATCACGTTCACTGTGACAGACAGAGGTTCTCCTCCTTTATCTGACAATGAAACTATGACGTTAGAGCTGCTGGATGTTAATGACAATGTTCCACAGTTCCCTCAGTCATTTTATATTATACGTGTAATGGAGAATAACGCACCTGGAGCCTTGCTCAGTTCACTCACTGCATTTGACCCTGACCTCCACGAAAACCAGTATCTAGTTTACTTCATCCTAGAGAAGGAGATAGCCAACACCTCCATGTCCATGCTGTTCTCCATCAATCCAGAGAACGGCAATCTTTACGCACTAAAAACTTTTGACTATGAGATCGAGAAGGAGTTTCTTTTCCACATCGAGGCCAGAGACTCTGGCTCTCCTCCACTCAGCAGTAACGTGACGGTCCACATCATCATTGTGGACCAGAACGACAACGCTCCGGTTATTGTCTCTCCGTGGCGCGCTCACGGCTCAGTGGTGGAGGAGAAGATCCCCAGATCCACCGATAAAGGCTCTCTGGTTGCCAAGGTGATAGCCTTGGACACCGACTCGGTGCACAACTCTCGGATTACCTACCAGTTTCTACAGGTGACTGACGCCACATTGTTCAGTCTGGACCAGTACAACGGAGAGATCCGGACTATGAGGATGTTCAGTTACAGAGATCCACGTCACCAGAGACTGGTTGTTATTGCCAAGGACAATGGGGAGCCCGCTCTCTCTGCTACAGTCACCATCAAGCTGTCCACAATGGAGACCGCCGTTAAGGCCTACTCTGACATGACTGAGGTGCCTCTAGAATATGACATCTTCTCAGACCTCAACCTGTATCTGGTCATCGGTCTGGGCTCGGTGTCATTTCTCCTGCTCATCACCATACTGGTCACCATCGTGCTCAAGTGTCAGAAACCCAAGCCCAGCAAAGCGGCTCCTCCCTGCAGGAACAGTTTGACCAGTGAGAGGAACTCCACCATCGCAGATTCCACTCTGGTCTCCAACGATGCCTACTGGTACAGTCTGTTTCTAGCAGAGACCAGGAAAGGAAAGATGGTGGTGAGACAGCCTGTGCCAAAGGGCTCCAGATACATCGTGTCCAGTTTACCAAGAGGCACAGGACTGACAGACACTAGTGGCTCAGCAGCTTCCACTCTGCAG
- the LOC141775501 gene encoding protocadherin alpha-C2-like isoform X4 yields the protein MAHHIRLLLGGRYVSAFLFLSAMMNTVSTVTHYSVPEEMEEGSVVANLATDLGLDTKALKGRNMRVDVVGSKKYLDINKDTGELFILERIDRELCPSKTTTSSCFLRLDATIENPVRMFNIEVEITDINDNAPHFRRGTMHLDISESSPVGERFSLNNAADPDVGTNSVKNYHLSSSEHFSIEIQTGRDGTKFADLILDKALDREQQAVHNLILTAVDGGVPTRTGTASIIVRVLDVNDNAPSFDKDKYNLDVMENSPIGSLVIKVNATDLDEGSNSDIVYSYSLYTSERTQQMFNLNPENGEIRVKEMINYEDVKLYEMEVIASDKGPNSLSGQCKLTIQVTDMNDNHPEISIRSFQSPIKENEPIDTVIAVVSVSDKDSGDNGVVDLHIPDNMPFKLRESSDNYYELVVSEPLDREKVPEYDITFTVTDRGSPPLSDNETMTLELLDVNDNVPQFPQSFYIIRVMENNAPGALLSSLTAFDPDLHENQYLVYFILEKEIANTSMSMLFSINPENGNLYALKTFDYEIEKEFLFHIEARDSGSPPLSSNVTVHIIIVDQNDNAPVIVSPWRAHGSVVEEKIPRSTDKGSLVAKVIALDTDSVHNSRITYQFLQVTDATLFSLDQYNGEIRTMRMFSYRDPRHQRLVVIAKDNGEPALSATVTIKLSTMETAVKAYSDMTEVPLEYDIFSDLNLYLVIGLGSVSFLLLITILVTIVLKCQKPKPSKAAPPCRNSLTSERNSTIADSTLVSNDAYWYSLFLAETRKGKMVVRQPVPKGSRYIVSSLPRGTGLTDTSGSAASTLQYPK from the coding sequence ATGGCGCATCATATCCGACTATTATTGGGAGGACGGTACGTTTCCgcatttctctttctttctgccaTGATGAACACGGTATCTACCGTCACCCATTATTCTGTTCCCGAAGAAATGGAGGAAGGTTCAGTCGTTGCTAATTTAGCAACTGATCTGGGATTAGACACGAAGGCGCTCAAGGGAAGGAATATGCGCGTAGACGTTGTCGGCAGTAAGAAATATCTTGACATCAACAAAGACACAGGAGAGCTGTTTATCCTGGAAAGGATAGACAGAGAGTTATGCCCCTCGAAGACAACTACATCATCGTGCTTTCTAAGATTGGACGCTACGATTGAAAATCCAGTACGAATGTTTAATATTGAGGTGGAAATCACGGATATTAACGACAACGCGCCTCATTTTCGAAGAGGAACGATGCACTTGGACATCTCTGAATCAAGCCCCGTTGGAGAGAGATTCTCATTGAATAATGCTGCAGATCCAGATGTTGGAACAAATTCTGTGAAAAATTACCATCTGAGCTCAAGTGAGCACTTCTCCATTGAAATTCAGACCGGGAGAGATGGGACGAAGTTCGCTGATTTGATTCTGGACAAAGCTTTAGATAGAGAGCAGCAGGCTGTTCATAATCTAATACTCACTGCTGTGGACGGTGGAGTCCCCACGCGCACAGGTACAGCCAGCATCATTGTTCGCGTGCTTGATGTGAACGACAACGCCCCTTCATTTGACAAAGACAAATACAACCTCGATGTGATGGAAAACTCCCCGATTGGTAGTCTGGTAATAAAAGTAAATGCCACTGATTTAGATGAAGGGTCAAATTCTGATATTGTTTATTCATATAGTTTATATACATCAGAGAGAACGCAACAGATGTTTAACTTGAATCCAGAGAACGGTGAAATCAGAGTGAAAGAGATGATAAATTATGAAGATGTTAAGCTTTATGAAATGGAGGTTATTGCCAGCGATAAGGGGCCTAACTCCTTATCTGGACAGTGTAAACTGACAATACAGGTGACAGATATGAATGACAACCATCCAGAAATATCCATCAGATCATTTCAGAGCCCAATAAAAGAAAATGAGCCAATAGACACAGTGATAGCTGTAGTTAGTGTCAGTGATAAAGACTCAGGAGACAATGGAGTGGTTGATCTTCACATTCCAGATAATATGCCTTTCAAACTGAGGGAATCCTCTGATAACTATTATGAATTAGTAGTGTCAGAGCCATTAGACCGTGAGAAGGTTCCAGAATATGACATCACGTTCACTGTGACAGACAGAGGTTCTCCTCCTTTATCTGACAATGAAACTATGACGTTAGAGCTGCTGGATGTTAATGACAATGTTCCACAGTTCCCTCAGTCATTTTATATTATACGTGTAATGGAGAATAACGCACCTGGAGCCTTGCTCAGTTCACTCACTGCATTTGACCCTGACCTCCACGAAAACCAGTATCTAGTTTACTTCATCCTAGAGAAGGAGATAGCCAACACCTCCATGTCCATGCTGTTCTCCATCAATCCAGAGAACGGCAATCTTTACGCACTAAAAACTTTTGACTATGAGATCGAGAAGGAGTTTCTTTTCCACATCGAGGCCAGAGACTCTGGCTCTCCTCCACTCAGCAGTAACGTGACGGTCCACATCATCATTGTGGACCAGAACGACAACGCTCCGGTTATTGTCTCTCCGTGGCGCGCTCACGGCTCAGTGGTGGAGGAGAAGATCCCCAGATCCACCGATAAAGGCTCTCTGGTTGCCAAGGTGATAGCCTTGGACACCGACTCGGTGCACAACTCTCGGATTACCTACCAGTTTCTACAGGTGACTGACGCCACATTGTTCAGTCTGGACCAGTACAACGGAGAGATCCGGACTATGAGGATGTTCAGTTACAGAGATCCACGTCACCAGAGACTGGTTGTTATTGCCAAGGACAATGGGGAGCCCGCTCTCTCTGCTACAGTCACCATCAAGCTGTCCACAATGGAGACCGCCGTTAAGGCCTACTCTGACATGACTGAGGTGCCTCTAGAATATGACATCTTCTCAGACCTCAACCTGTATCTGGTCATCGGTCTGGGCTCGGTGTCATTTCTCCTGCTCATCACCATACTGGTCACCATCGTGCTCAAGTGTCAGAAACCCAAGCCCAGCAAAGCGGCTCCTCCCTGCAGGAACAGTTTGACCAGTGAGAGGAACTCCACCATCGCAGATTCCACTCTGGTCTCCAACGATGCCTACTGGTACAGTCTGTTTCTAGCAGAGACCAGGAAAGGAAAGATGGTGGTGAGACAGCCTGTGCCAAAGGGCTCCAGATACATCGTGTCCAGTTTACCAAGAGGCACAGGACTGACAGACACTAGTGGCTCAGCAGCTTCCACTCTGCAG
- the LOC141775879 gene encoding protocadherin beta-15-like, translated as MGSFVTMQSWKRYVLLAVLVLFSFVHNISTSVTHYSIPEEMKEGSVVANLATDLSLDVTTLNQRKMRLDIIANKKYLDVNKETGELIIVEKIDRENICPAKSSCYLRLEATLENPLRMFNIEVDILDMNDNAPQFRRDAIHLDISEATPKGERFSLSNAVDPDVGSNSLKTYHLSESEHFNIEVQTGREGTKFADLILKTSLDREQQAVHNLILTAVDGGTPARSGTASVIVHVLDTNDNAPTFDKSSYNIKIMENSPIGSLVVHLNATDLDEGSNSDITYSYSLYTSEKTQETFNLNPSSGEITVKGMLNYEDFKIYDMEVIVTDKGVNSLSSQCTVKILVEDMNDNHPEISIKSFQSPVNENIELDTVIAVVSVSDKDSGDNGVVDLHIPDNMPFKLRESSDNYYELVVSEPLDREKVPEYDITFTVTDRGSPPLSDNETMTLELLDVNDNVPQFPQSFYTIRVMENNAPGALLSSPTAFDPDLHENQYLVYFILEKEIANTSMSMLFSINPENGNLYALKTFDYEIEKEFLFHIEARDSGSPPLSSNVTVHIIIVDQNDNVPVIVSPWRAHGSVVEEKIPRSTDKGSLVAKVIALDTDSVHNSRITYQFLQVTDATLFSLDQYNGEIRTMRMFSYRDPRHQRLVVIAKDNGEPALSATVTIKLSTMETAVKAYSDMTEVPLEYDIFSDLNLYLVIGLGSVSFLLLITILVTIVLKCQKPKPSKAAPPCRNSVISERNSTIADSTLVSNDAYWYSLFLAETRKGKMVVRQPVPKGSRYIVSSLPRGTGLTDTSGSAASTLQRQDHKRRETKGIHLRAFRRRGPEGNPQDVTSSWSDGTAERTKRKEHRESAAQQHTTIQTITNGHF; from the exons ATGGGGTCCTTTGTAACaatgcagtcttggaaaaggtATGTGCTGCTCGCTGTTCTTGTTCTTTTTTCCTTCGTTCACAACATATCGACATCAGTGACTCATTATTCAATACCGGAGGAGATGAAAGAAGGATCTGTTGTCGCTAATCTTGCTACCGATCTCAGCCTGGATGTTACAACACTGAATCAGAGGAAGATGCGTCTGGACATCATTGCAAACAAGAAATATCTGGATGTGAACAAAGAGACTGGCGAACTGATTATTGTTGAGAAGATTGACAGGGAAAATATTTGTCCTGCAAAGTCGTCTTGCTATCTCAGACTGGAAGCTACATTAGAAAATCCTCTACGAATGTTTAATATAGAAGTGGACATTTTGGATATGAACGACAACGCCCCTCAGTTTCGAAGAGACGCCATACATTTAGATATATCTGAAGCAACGCCAAAAGGAGAGAGATTCTCTCTCAGTAATGCAGTTGATCCGGATGTTGGAAGCAATTCATTGAAAACATACCATTTGAGTGAAAGTGAGCATTTTAATATTGAAGTTCAGACTGGAAGAGAAGGAACGAAGTTTGCCGATTTGATATTGAAAACGTCTTTAGATCGAGAGCAGCAGGCTGTTCATAATTTAATACTCACAGCTGTAGATGGAGGCACACCTGCTCGATCTGGCACTGCAAGTGTTATTGTTCATGTTTTGGACACAAATGATAATGCTCCTACTTTTGACAAATCGAGttataacataaaaataatggAAAATTCTCCTATTGGAAGTCTTGTTGTTCATCTTAATGCAACAGACTTAGATGAGGGATCGAATTCTGATATAACATATTCATATAGTTTATATACATCAGAAAAGACACAAGAAACATTTAATCTGAATCCTTCCAGTGGTGAAATTACTGTTAAAGGAATGTTAAACTATGAGGATTTCAAGATTTATGATATGGAAGTTATAGTAACTGATAAAGGAGTCAATAGTTTATCAAGTCAATGTACTGTTAAAATTTTAGTTGAAGACATGAATGACAACCACCCAGAAATATCTATTAAATCATTTCAGAGtccagtcaatgaaaacatAGAATTAGACACAGTGATAGCTGTAGTTAGTGTCAGTGATAAAGACTCAGGAGACAATGGAGTGGTTGATCTTCATATTCCAGATAATATGCCTTTCAAACTGAGGGAATCCTCTGATAACTATTATGAATTAGTAGTGTCAGAGCCATTAGACCGTGAGAAGGTTCCAGAATATGACATCACGTTCACTGTGACAGACAGAGGTTCTCCTCCTTTATCTGACAATGAAACTATGACGTTAGAGCTGCTGGATGTTAATGACAATGTTCCACAGTTCCCTCAGTCATTTTATACTATACGTGTAATGGAGAATAACGCACCTGGAGCCTTGCTCAGTTCACCCACTGCGTTTGACCCTGACCTCCATGAAAACCAGTATCTAGTTTATTTCATCCTAGAGAAGGAGATAGCCAACACCTCCATGTCCATGCTGTTCTCCATCAATCCAGAGAACGGCAATCTTTACGCTCTAAAAACTTTTGACTATGAGATCGAGAAGGAGTTTCTTTTCCACATCGAGGCCAGAGACTCTGGCTCTCCTCCACTCAGCAGTAACGTGACGGTCCACATCATCATTGTGGACCAGAACGACAACGTTCCGGTTATTGTCTCTCCGTGGCGCGCACACGGCTCGGTGGTGGAGGAGAAGATCCCCAGATCCACCGATAAAGGCTCTCTGGTTGCCAAGGTGATAGCCTTGGACACCGACTCGGTGCACAACTCTCGGATTACCTACCAGTTTCTACAGGTGACTGACGCCACCTTGTTCAGTCTGGACCAGTACAACGGAGAGATCCGGACTATGAGGATGTTCAGTTACAGAGATCCACGTCACCAGAGATTGGTTGTTATTGCCAAGGACAACGGGGAGCCCGCTCTCTCTGCTACAGTCACCATCAAGCTGTCCACAATGGAGACCGCCGTTAAGGCCTACTCTGACATGACTGAGGTGCCTCTAGAATATGACATCTTCTCAGACCTCAACCTGTATCTGGTCATCGGTCTGGGCTCGGTGTCATTTCTCCTGCTCATCACCATACTGGTCACCATCGTGCTCAAGTGTCAGAAACCCAAGCCCAGCAAAGCGGCTCCTCCCTGCAGGAACAGTGTGATCAGTGAGAGGAACTCCACCATCGCAGATTCCACTCTGGTCTCCAACGATGCCTACTGGTACAGTCTGTTTCTAGCAGAGACCAGGAAAGGAAAGATGGTGGTGAGACAGCCTGTGCCAAAGGGCTCCAGATACATCGTGTCCAGTTTACCAAGAGGCACAGGACTGACAGACACTAGTGGCTCAGCAGCTTCCACCCTGCAG aggcaggaccacaaacgGCGGGAAACGAAGGGCATCCACCTGAGGGCGTTCCGGAGGCGTGGCCCCGAAGGGAATCCCCAAGACGTGACGTCGTCTTGGAGCGACGGGACAGCAGAGCGCACCAAAAGAAAAGAGCACAGGGAGAGCGCAGCACAGcaacatacaacaatacaaACAATAACGAACGGTCACTTCTGA